One genomic segment of Methanosarcinales archaeon includes these proteins:
- a CDS encoding UPF0058 family protein — MHKEELIQLHTMMAQMKKYFEESGPDTQFDTYKNLGISPVHVHRSKAEHKHAIFVLCSEIASLISDDEFSGSGRTSIRMNELAERTLHELGH; from the coding sequence ATGCACAAAGAAGAGTTGATACAGCTTCATACTATGATGGCACAAATGAAAAAGTATTTTGAGGAAAGCGGACCTGATACACAATTTGATACTTATAAAAACTTAGGTATAAGTCCGGTTCATGTTCACAGGAGCAAGGCCGAACACAAACATGCCATATTTGTTTTATGCAGTGAAATTGCATCATTAATTTCTGATGACGAATTCTCTGGAAGTGGCAGGACCTCTATTCGAATGAATGAACTGGCTGAAAGGACGCTTCATGAGCTAGGTCATTAA